In Massilia forsythiae, one DNA window encodes the following:
- a CDS encoding class I adenylate-forming enzyme family protein: protein MIHATPHLPSADGAIDAAALLAALPARIDAIPRRAAARAPDAPALRQDGRTLGYAGLVTAIDRYADLLRARGVRAGDRVLLVSENCIEQVALLFAAATLDAWIVNVNARLSAPELDAIRSHCGARLALYTAAVSPEAAAHGARDGAVDAGMDAPAGAPGGLLVGPTDHACAPEALDPDPARRIAALVYTTGTTGRPKGVMLSHRNLLFVAAVSSRLRGLTPQDRAWGALPVSHVYGLTSMMLGTLHAGACLHLAPRFTPQAMLAALRDDGLTIVQGVPAMYARLLELREPGGSAAGRDIAPALRFAYAGGAPLDPALKRDVEALLGVPLHNGYGLSEAAPTVSQTRLDAPRADTSVGLPIPGVEVRIAAHDGTPLPSGETGELWVRGPNVMLGYYRMPAPDDGMHATAGVQPDGWLNTGDMARCDADGALFIVGRTREMIIRSGFKVFPLEVETVLNAHPAVTQSAVVGRAIAGGNEEVIAFVQPDARHALPAAGLAADLADDLANALRAWCAARLAPYKRPSRIVVMDALPAAPSGKVLKHALKALAQAS from the coding sequence ATGATTCACGCCACCCCGCATTTGCCGTCCGCCGACGGCGCCATCGACGCCGCCGCCCTGCTGGCGGCGCTGCCCGCGCGCATCGACGCCATTCCGCGCCGGGCGGCCGCGCGCGCGCCCGACGCGCCGGCGCTGCGCCAGGACGGCCGGACGCTCGGCTATGCCGGCCTGGTGACGGCCATCGACCGCTATGCCGACCTGCTGCGCGCGCGCGGCGTGCGCGCCGGCGACCGCGTGCTGCTGGTGAGCGAGAACTGCATCGAGCAGGTGGCGCTGCTGTTCGCCGCCGCCACGCTGGATGCCTGGATCGTCAACGTCAACGCGCGCCTGTCGGCGCCCGAACTCGACGCCATCCGCAGCCATTGCGGCGCGCGCCTGGCGCTGTACACGGCGGCGGTCTCGCCGGAAGCGGCGGCGCATGGCGCGCGCGACGGCGCCGTCGATGCCGGGATGGATGCGCCGGCGGGCGCGCCGGGCGGCCTGCTCGTCGGTCCGACCGACCATGCCTGCGCCCCGGAAGCCCTGGACCCCGACCCGGCACGGCGCATCGCGGCGCTGGTGTACACCACCGGCACCACCGGCCGGCCGAAGGGCGTGATGCTCAGCCACCGCAACCTGCTGTTCGTGGCGGCCGTGTCCAGCCGCCTGCGCGGCTTGACGCCGCAGGATCGCGCCTGGGGCGCATTGCCGGTGTCGCACGTGTACGGCCTGACCTCGATGATGCTGGGCACCTTGCACGCCGGCGCCTGCCTGCACCTGGCGCCACGCTTCACACCGCAGGCGATGCTGGCGGCGCTGCGCGACGACGGTCTCACCATCGTGCAGGGGGTGCCGGCCATGTATGCGCGCCTGCTGGAATTGCGGGAACCGGGCGGGAGCGCGGCCGGCAGGGACATCGCACCGGCTCTGCGCTTCGCCTATGCCGGCGGCGCGCCGCTCGATCCGGCGCTCAAGCGCGACGTGGAAGCGCTGCTGGGCGTGCCGCTGCACAACGGCTACGGCCTGAGCGAAGCCGCGCCCACGGTCAGCCAGACGCGCCTGGACGCGCCGCGCGCCGACACCTCGGTCGGCCTGCCGATCCCCGGCGTCGAGGTGCGCATTGCGGCGCACGACGGCACGCCCTTGCCCTCAGGAGAAACCGGGGAATTGTGGGTGCGCGGGCCGAACGTGATGCTGGGTTACTACCGCATGCCGGCGCCGGACGATGGCATGCACGCGACGGCGGGCGTGCAGCCGGACGGCTGGCTCAACACCGGCGACATGGCGCGCTGCGACGCGGACGGCGCCCTGTTCATCGTCGGACGGACCAGGGAAATGATCATCCGCTCCGGCTTCAAGGTGTTTCCGCTGGAAGTGGAAACCGTGCTGAATGCGCACCCGGCGGTGACGCAATCGGCGGTGGTCGGCCGCGCCATCGCCGGCGGCAACGAGGAAGTGATCGCCTTCGTGCAGCCGGATGCGCGCCACGCGCTGCCGGCGGCCGGCCTGGCCGCCGACCTGGCCGACGATCTGGCCAATGCGCTGCGGGCCTGGTGCGCGGCGCGCCTGGCGCCGTACAAGCGCCCGAGCCGCATCGTGGTCATGGATGCCCTGCCGGCCGCGCCCAGCGGCAAGGTGCTGAAGCACGCGCTCAAGGCGCTGGCGCAGGCGTCGTAG
- a CDS encoding O-antigen ligase family protein, with product MNSNPTNTREPMRVWIGFLAFLLPFLSLVTLFGVSLDSFLFLGSALILFKPNRDALRRHWPQVRWVMLAFLLHFLFVLACALLRGTSMSALEKPARMLLAASAMLAVLATQAPRRALWWGVSAGALAALPFVAWQRLGLGIDRPGGLINAITFGDLALLLALVALAGAIDLRRRSGQALLCGAGALAGMTASLLTGTRGGWIALAPALLLVLRYAGAFDRRRLRMLAAAGAALLASAWFAPALGMQARFAQGIDDARTWYEGGNVWTNVGTRLELWKGAAMLIREHPLLGMDFAACRARLADYARAGRLDPQVLVLPHLHNDGLQALATGGVVGFALWAAILAAPAWFFARQLRAGAQAPQFAPALAGMLVVLAYAGFGLTEVIFWSMKGSLFYALMVFMLMGFCLNAKEKIE from the coding sequence ATGAACAGCAATCCGACGAACACGAGGGAGCCGATGCGGGTCTGGATCGGCTTCCTGGCTTTCCTGTTACCTTTTCTCAGCCTCGTCACCCTGTTCGGCGTCAGTCTCGACAGCTTCCTGTTCCTGGGTAGTGCCTTGATCCTGTTCAAACCGAACCGCGACGCGCTGCGCCGCCATTGGCCGCAGGTGCGCTGGGTCATGCTAGCCTTCCTGCTGCATTTCCTGTTCGTGCTGGCGTGCGCGCTGCTGCGCGGGACCTCCATGAGCGCATTGGAAAAGCCGGCGCGCATGCTGCTGGCCGCCAGCGCGATGCTGGCGGTGCTGGCGACGCAGGCGCCGCGGCGGGCACTGTGGTGGGGGGTGAGCGCGGGCGCGCTGGCGGCGCTGCCGTTCGTGGCCTGGCAGCGCCTCGGACTGGGCATCGACCGGCCGGGCGGCCTGATCAATGCGATCACCTTCGGCGACCTGGCGCTGCTGCTGGCGCTGGTGGCGCTGGCGGGCGCGATCGATCTGCGCCGGCGCAGCGGCCAGGCGCTGCTGTGCGGCGCCGGTGCGCTGGCCGGGATGACGGCCTCGCTGCTGACCGGCACCCGCGGCGGCTGGATCGCGCTGGCGCCGGCGCTGCTGCTGGTGCTGCGCTACGCCGGCGCGTTCGACCGGCGCCGCCTGCGCATGCTGGCGGCGGCCGGCGCCGCGCTGCTGGCCTCGGCCTGGTTCGCGCCGGCGCTGGGCATGCAGGCGCGCTTCGCGCAGGGTATCGACGATGCGCGCACCTGGTACGAAGGCGGCAACGTCTGGACCAACGTCGGCACCCGCCTCGAATTGTGGAAAGGCGCGGCGATGCTGATCCGCGAGCATCCGCTGCTGGGCATGGATTTCGCGGCCTGCCGCGCGCGCCTGGCCGACTATGCGCGCGCAGGGCGGCTCGACCCGCAGGTGCTGGTGCTGCCGCACCTTCATAATGACGGGTTGCAGGCGCTGGCGACCGGCGGCGTCGTGGGTTTCGCGCTGTGGGCCGCGATCCTGGCGGCGCCGGCATGGTTTTTCGCGCGCCAATTGCGCGCCGGTGCGCAGGCGCCGCAGTTCGCGCCCGCGCTGGCCGGCATGCTGGTGGTGCTGGCCTACGCCGGCTTCGGCCTGACCGAGGTGATCTTCTGGTCTATGAAGGGCAGCCTGTTCTATGCGCTCATGGTGTTCATGCTCATGGGCTTCTGCCTGAATGCGAAAGAGAAAATTGAATAA
- a CDS encoding glycosyltransferase family 9 protein codes for MNLPLIPADLLKKSDKILFIAHLALGDYTYLQNCFQAFARAYPHLQLHLWVDEVRRTSDASQWPHLKKNVLYDWLAACGFIAKVYDQNYSPALFQASIKEARRERYPIVVSLGTLRPHFYADLARDISPGGFVVGLKKPLGLSDLHHYFTYRKLDASLDPDVADRSSAPHISDVHADWFRRLAGVDIPPAQRIPFVHIPERFVEGARARLAEWGFDARKGKLVFINPFAKTRKRCWPVERVAELITTMRAQPEWRDACFIVNAVPQEVNNVRTMLAQRKLDRTELFSANENFFQLPAMLAQCDLIVSVETAVMHLANAVGVPVVALMRQKTPEWAPVDKANSTVVTAHQRRDWVKAIPVQAVMHALA; via the coding sequence ATGAATTTACCGCTCATCCCTGCCGACCTGCTGAAGAAGTCGGACAAGATCCTGTTCATCGCCCACCTGGCGCTGGGCGATTACACGTACCTGCAGAACTGCTTCCAGGCATTCGCCCGGGCGTACCCGCACCTGCAACTGCACCTGTGGGTCGACGAGGTGCGGCGCACCAGCGATGCGTCGCAATGGCCGCACCTCAAGAAGAACGTGCTGTACGACTGGCTGGCCGCCTGCGGCTTCATCGCCAAGGTGTACGACCAGAATTACTCGCCGGCGCTGTTCCAGGCCTCGATCAAGGAAGCCCGGCGCGAGCGCTATCCGATCGTGGTCTCGCTGGGCACGCTGCGTCCGCATTTCTATGCCGACCTGGCGCGCGACATCAGTCCGGGCGGCTTCGTGGTCGGCCTGAAGAAGCCGCTCGGCCTGTCCGATTTGCACCACTATTTCACCTACCGCAAGCTCGACGCCAGCCTCGATCCGGACGTGGCCGACCGCAGCAGCGCCCCGCACATCAGCGACGTGCACGCCGACTGGTTCCGCCGCCTGGCCGGGGTCGACATCCCGCCGGCGCAGCGCATTCCCTTCGTCCACATTCCCGAACGCTTCGTCGAGGGCGCCAGGGCGCGCCTGGCCGAGTGGGGGTTCGATGCGCGCAAGGGCAAGCTGGTGTTCATCAACCCGTTCGCCAAGACCCGCAAGCGCTGCTGGCCGGTCGAGCGCGTGGCCGAGCTGATCACCACCATGCGCGCCCAGCCGGAATGGCGCGACGCCTGTTTCATCGTCAACGCGGTGCCGCAGGAAGTCAACAACGTCCGCACCATGCTGGCGCAGCGCAAGCTCGACCGCACCGAGCTGTTCAGCGCCAACGAGAACTTCTTCCAGCTGCCGGCGATGCTGGCCCAGTGCGACCTGATCGTCTCGGTCGAAACCGCCGTGATGCACCTGGCCAACGCCGTGGGCGTGCCGGTGGTGGCGCTGATGCGCCAGAAGACGCCGGAATGGGCGCCGGTCGACAAGGCCAACAGCACCGTCGTCACGGCGCACCAGCGCCGCGACTGGGTCAAGGCGATCCCGGTGCAAGCGGTGATGCACGCGCTGGCATAA
- a CDS encoding family 1 glycosylhydrolase, whose product MNLNNSLRPASPSFQLWGGLECTVNRVRDNYFSQMERNGHAERVQDLERFASLGIRAIRYPVLWERTAPDGIDAADWSWPDERLPVLQQLGVTPIVGLVHHGSGPRHTSLVDPAFPAMLAEYAGAVARRYPWVEYWTPVNEPCTTARFSGLNGVWYPHGNSEELFVRALVIQCKAVVLSMQAIRAVNPAAKLVQTDDLSRTYGTREMAGIMDFFNERRWLGWDMLCGKIDEEHALWGYLLESGASAEELLWFKANPCPPDIVGVNYYITSERWLDHRVERYPESHRTQYRGIAHADMETPRVLATPTPGIAPLLQETWDRYGLPIAVTEAHIDANREDQLRWLLEIWNAAKKVQQNGADIRAVTVWALLGSYDWNCLVTECRGYYEPGPFDVRGPRPRPTALAAMMRELASGRPLSHPVLQGQGWWRRPGRFLAKPVATSTAVADIGERGAFRSTLPQPILVAGATGTLGHAFARICKRRNLACHVLTRQEMDIADPASVEAAIVRYKPWAIVNAGGYVRVDEAESDAGRCMRENTHGPTVLALAAIRHGLRFMTFSSDLVFDGSLARPYVESDRVAPLGAYGRSKAEAERRVLDADPQALVIRTSAFFGPWDEHNFVTQALDALAAGRPFTACADQVVSPTYVPDLVDACLDLLIDRESGIWHLSNGAAMSWAELARRACGIAGVDPAGLEERRGADLELAAARPAQSALGSERGLILPAFEDALVRYLHERETGIPSMPEKQEAAHYAS is encoded by the coding sequence ATGAATCTCAACAATTCTCTCCGTCCGGCAAGTCCTTCGTTTCAACTGTGGGGCGGTCTCGAATGCACCGTCAATCGCGTACGCGACAATTATTTTTCCCAGATGGAACGCAATGGCCATGCCGAACGGGTGCAGGACCTGGAGCGTTTCGCGTCACTCGGCATCCGCGCCATCCGCTATCCCGTGCTGTGGGAGCGCACCGCCCCCGACGGCATCGACGCGGCCGACTGGTCGTGGCCGGACGAGCGCCTGCCGGTGCTGCAGCAACTGGGCGTAACGCCGATCGTCGGCCTGGTGCACCACGGCAGCGGCCCGCGCCACACCAGCCTGGTCGATCCGGCCTTTCCCGCCATGCTGGCCGAATATGCCGGCGCGGTGGCGCGGCGCTACCCCTGGGTCGAGTACTGGACGCCGGTCAACGAACCTTGCACCACCGCGCGCTTTTCCGGCCTGAACGGCGTGTGGTACCCGCACGGCAACAGCGAGGAACTGTTCGTGCGCGCGCTGGTCATCCAGTGCAAGGCGGTGGTGCTGTCGATGCAGGCGATCCGCGCCGTGAATCCGGCCGCCAAGCTGGTGCAGACCGACGACCTGTCGCGCACCTACGGCACGCGCGAGATGGCCGGGATCATGGATTTCTTCAACGAGCGGCGCTGGCTCGGCTGGGACATGTTGTGCGGCAAGATCGACGAGGAGCACGCACTATGGGGCTACCTGCTGGAATCCGGCGCCTCGGCCGAGGAACTGCTGTGGTTCAAGGCCAACCCTTGCCCGCCCGACATCGTCGGCGTGAACTACTACATCACCAGCGAGCGCTGGCTGGATCACCGCGTCGAACGCTATCCGGAAAGCCACCGCACGCAGTACCGCGGCATTGCCCACGCCGACATGGAAACCCCGCGCGTGCTGGCCACGCCGACGCCCGGTATCGCACCGCTGCTGCAGGAGACCTGGGACCGCTATGGCTTGCCGATCGCGGTGACCGAGGCCCATATCGACGCCAACCGCGAAGACCAACTGCGCTGGCTGCTGGAAATCTGGAACGCGGCGAAAAAGGTGCAGCAGAACGGGGCCGACATCCGCGCCGTCACCGTGTGGGCGCTGCTCGGCTCGTACGACTGGAATTGCCTGGTCACCGAATGCCGCGGCTATTACGAACCCGGTCCGTTCGACGTGCGCGGCCCGCGCCCGCGCCCGACCGCGCTGGCGGCGATGATGCGCGAACTGGCCAGCGGCCGCCCGCTCTCGCACCCGGTGCTGCAGGGCCAGGGCTGGTGGCGCCGGCCGGGGCGCTTCCTCGCGAAACCGGTGGCGACCAGCACGGCGGTGGCGGACATCGGCGAGCGCGGCGCGTTCCGCTCCACCCTGCCGCAGCCGATCCTGGTCGCCGGCGCCACCGGCACGCTGGGGCACGCCTTCGCGCGCATCTGCAAGCGCCGCAACCTGGCCTGCCACGTGCTGACGCGCCAGGAAATGGACATCGCCGACCCGGCCTCGGTGGAGGCGGCGATCGTGCGCTACAAGCCGTGGGCGATCGTCAACGCCGGCGGCTACGTGCGCGTGGACGAGGCGGAAAGCGATGCCGGGCGCTGCATGCGCGAGAACACGCACGGCCCGACCGTGCTGGCGCTGGCGGCGATCCGCCACGGCCTGCGTTTCATGACCTTTTCCAGCGATCTGGTGTTCGATGGCAGCCTGGCCCGTCCTTACGTGGAATCCGACCGCGTGGCGCCGCTGGGCGCCTACGGCCGCAGCAAGGCCGAAGCCGAGCGGCGCGTGCTGGATGCCGATCCGCAGGCGCTGGTGATCCGCACCAGCGCCTTCTTCGGGCCTTGGGACGAACACAATTTCGTCACGCAAGCGCTGGATGCGCTGGCCGCCGGCCGCCCGTTCACCGCCTGCGCCGACCAGGTGGTGTCGCCGACCTACGTGCCGGACCTGGTCGACGCCTGCCTGGACCTGCTGATCGACCGCGAATCCGGCATCTGGCACCTCAGCAACGGCGCCGCCATGAGCTGGGCGGAACTGGCGCGCCGCGCCTGCGGCATTGCCGGCGTCGACCCGGCCGGCCTGGAAGAGCGCCGCGGCGCCGACCTGGAATTGGCGGCGGCGCGCCCTGCCCAGAGTGCGCTCGGCAGCGAACGCGGCCTGATCCTGCCGGCATTCGAGGATGCGCTGGTGCGCTACCTGCACGAGCGCGAAACCGGCATTCCGTCCATGCCGGAGAAGCAGGAGGCTGCGCACTACGCCAGCTGA
- a CDS encoding glycosyltransferase family 2 protein → MITTYNRPDALAAVVRACFMQSDKNFEIIIADDGSTANTRACIERLAQGAPVSIQHVWQADNGFRAAMARNRGILAARGNYIVFLDGDCIPQRDFVARHRALARPGCLVSGSRILMSEALTRRVLEQDIDVAAAPLATCLRWRLHGDLNKALQLAVRWPDLGRTSRRFSWRRIKSCNLAVWRQDLERVNGFDESFTGWGYEDSDLVVRLFHAGVLRRDGAFATEVFHLWHREAARDREGSNRDLVLARAGAKVTRAVQGLREHGAAGMDAGR, encoded by the coding sequence GTGATCACCACCTATAACCGGCCGGACGCCCTGGCGGCAGTGGTGCGGGCATGTTTCATGCAGAGCGATAAAAATTTCGAAATCATTATCGCTGATGATGGCTCGACTGCCAACACGCGCGCCTGCATCGAGCGCCTGGCGCAAGGCGCGCCGGTGTCAATACAACACGTTTGGCAAGCGGATAACGGTTTTCGCGCGGCGATGGCGCGCAACCGCGGCATCCTGGCGGCCCGGGGCAACTACATCGTCTTCCTGGACGGCGACTGCATCCCGCAGCGCGACTTCGTCGCGCGCCACCGCGCGCTGGCGCGGCCGGGCTGCCTGGTGTCGGGCAGCCGCATCCTGATGAGCGAGGCGCTCACCCGCCGCGTGCTGGAACAAGATATCGACGTGGCCGCGGCGCCGCTCGCCACCTGCCTGCGCTGGCGCCTGCATGGCGACCTCAACAAGGCGCTGCAACTGGCCGTGCGCTGGCCCGACCTGGGGCGCACCTCGAGGCGATTCAGCTGGCGCCGCATCAAGAGCTGCAACCTGGCCGTGTGGCGGCAAGACCTCGAGCGCGTGAACGGCTTCGACGAAAGCTTTACGGGATGGGGCTACGAGGATTCCGACCTGGTGGTGCGCCTGTTCCACGCCGGCGTGCTGCGCCGCGACGGCGCCTTTGCCACCGAGGTGTTCCATTTGTGGCACCGCGAAGCGGCGCGCGACCGCGAAGGCAGCAACCGCGACCTGGTGCTGGCGCGCGCCGGGGCCAAGGTCACCCGGGCGGTGCAGGGATTGCGCGAGCACGGCGCCGCCGGCATGGACGCGGGCCGGTAA
- the waaF gene encoding lipopolysaccharide heptosyltransferase II translates to MSGVPRTLVISPNWIGDAVMAQPLLRLLKQACPERPIDVLAPPQVVPVWRRIQEADTIMETPFRHGALQLRERWRFARLLRHRGYRDAYVLPNTLKYGLIPWLARIPQRIGYKGETRYGMINVMHHDTPPRSMVPFYAALAGEPALLPPQDIARPALVVGGEETERICARLGIAPGRPVVAFAPGAEFGIAKRWPPAHYGALAGQVAQMVPNVQIALLGSLNDRETCEQVRMHAGAGGAAGAAVLNLAGQTSLDEAIALLARMDAVVSNDSGLLHIASALNRPVVALYGSTDPDYAPPLSEMARTVSLRLACSPCRQRECPLGHHDCMNKMSVDLVWSELAPMLQLVKLALP, encoded by the coding sequence ATGAGCGGCGTACCGCGCACCCTGGTCATTTCGCCGAACTGGATCGGCGACGCCGTGATGGCCCAGCCGCTGCTGCGCCTGCTCAAGCAGGCCTGCCCGGAGCGCCCCATCGACGTGCTGGCGCCGCCGCAGGTGGTGCCGGTGTGGCGTCGTATCCAGGAAGCGGACACCATCATGGAAACGCCGTTCCGTCATGGCGCGCTGCAGTTGCGCGAGCGCTGGCGCTTCGCGCGCTTGCTGCGGCACCGCGGCTACCGCGATGCCTACGTGCTGCCGAACACGCTCAAGTACGGCCTGATTCCGTGGCTGGCGCGCATCCCGCAACGCATTGGCTACAAGGGAGAAACGCGCTACGGGATGATCAACGTGATGCACCACGACACGCCGCCGCGCTCGATGGTGCCGTTCTATGCGGCGCTGGCGGGCGAGCCGGCGCTGCTGCCGCCGCAGGACATCGCGCGCCCGGCGCTGGTGGTGGGCGGCGAGGAGACCGAGCGCATCTGCGCGCGCCTGGGCATCGCGCCCGGCCGGCCCGTGGTGGCGTTCGCGCCCGGCGCCGAATTCGGCATCGCCAAGCGCTGGCCGCCGGCGCACTATGGCGCCCTTGCCGGACAGGTAGCGCAGATGGTGCCGAACGTGCAGATCGCGCTGCTCGGCTCGCTGAACGACCGCGAGACCTGCGAACAGGTGCGCATGCATGCCGGCGCCGGCGGCGCCGCAGGTGCGGCGGTGCTGAACCTGGCCGGCCAGACCTCGCTCGACGAGGCGATCGCGCTGCTGGCGCGCATGGATGCGGTGGTGTCCAACGATTCCGGCCTGCTGCACATCGCTTCGGCGCTGAACCGTCCGGTGGTGGCGCTGTACGGCTCGACCGACCCCGACTACGCGCCGCCGCTGTCGGAAATGGCGCGCACGGTGTCGCTGCGCCTGGCCTGTTCTCCCTGCCGCCAGCGCGAGTGCCCGCTCGGGCACCACGATTGCATGAACAAGATGAGCGTGGACCTGGTGTGGAGCGAGCTGGCGCCGATGCTGCAGCTGGTGAAGCTGGCGCTGCCGTAA
- the msbA gene encoding lipid A export permease/ATP-binding protein MsbA, with protein sequence MNNGIIIKRLWAIVKPYRSRAFMALLAMALTAATQPLLGEALQQLMDKGFNNKVAFSLWWIPGVLVSIFVLRGIGTFATAYYNNWVLSRVLNDLRAQVFERVLRLPVARFHEESTGKVINTVVGDVRQVVDMINSVFLSFVRDVLVVIGLLGSLLWLNWKLTLVAIVVVPLTAVIVRTTSKRLRHLNRENQRVTAEMTQVVEEAARGHQVIRVFSGERYESRRFYLRSEALRGFSQRMTVAFAATTPVTQIATSLALSLVVVLALQENMTVGEFTKFVTLMLMLLTPLKALAEVNGPMQRGIAAAETVFEMIDAPVEHDPGTRTLGRAQGHVRFENVTFRYPNAQAPALERIALDVRPGQTVALVGMSGGGKSTFVNLVTRFYEPEGGRILLDGVPFQDIRMASLRAQLALVSQNVVLFDDTLRANVAYGVEQVDEARLQAAIRAAHLADVVERLPQGVDTMIGENGMRLSGGQRQRVAIARAIYKDAPILILDEATSALDNESERAVQAALETLMAGRTTFVIAHRLSTIEGADLIVVMEHGRIVEQGTHEELLARGGMYANLYRLQFATAMETQ encoded by the coding sequence TTGAATAACGGTATCATCATCAAGCGCCTGTGGGCGATCGTCAAACCCTACCGCTCGCGCGCCTTCATGGCGCTGCTGGCGATGGCGCTGACCGCGGCCACCCAGCCGCTGCTGGGCGAAGCGCTCCAGCAGCTGATGGACAAGGGGTTCAACAACAAGGTCGCGTTTTCGCTGTGGTGGATCCCGGGCGTGCTGGTCTCGATCTTCGTCCTGCGCGGCATCGGCACCTTCGCCACCGCCTATTACAACAACTGGGTGCTCAGCCGCGTGCTGAACGACCTGCGCGCGCAGGTGTTCGAGCGCGTGCTGCGCCTGCCGGTGGCGCGCTTCCACGAAGAATCGACCGGCAAGGTGATCAACACCGTGGTCGGCGACGTGCGCCAGGTGGTCGACATGATCAACTCGGTGTTCCTGTCGTTCGTGCGCGACGTGCTGGTGGTGATCGGCCTGCTCGGCTCGCTACTGTGGCTGAACTGGAAGCTGACGCTGGTGGCGATCGTGGTTGTGCCGCTGACCGCCGTGATCGTGCGCACCACCAGCAAGCGCCTGCGCCACCTGAACCGTGAGAACCAGCGCGTCACCGCCGAGATGACGCAGGTGGTCGAGGAAGCCGCGCGCGGCCACCAGGTGATCCGCGTGTTTTCCGGCGAGCGCTATGAAAGCCGCCGCTTCTACCTGCGCAGCGAGGCGCTGCGCGGCTTTTCGCAGCGCATGACGGTGGCCTTCGCCGCCACCACCCCGGTGACCCAGATCGCCACCTCGCTGGCGCTGTCGCTGGTGGTGGTGCTGGCACTGCAGGAAAACATGACGGTCGGGGAATTCACCAAGTTCGTGACCCTGATGCTGATGCTGCTCACGCCGCTGAAGGCGCTGGCCGAGGTCAACGGCCCGATGCAGCGCGGCATCGCCGCCGCCGAGACCGTGTTCGAGATGATCGACGCGCCGGTCGAGCACGACCCGGGCACGCGCACGCTCGGCCGCGCCCAGGGCCACGTGCGCTTCGAGAACGTCACCTTCCGTTACCCCAACGCCCAGGCGCCGGCGCTGGAGCGCATCGCGCTCGACGTCAGGCCGGGCCAGACCGTGGCGCTGGTGGGCATGTCGGGCGGCGGCAAATCGACCTTCGTCAACCTGGTCACGCGCTTCTACGAGCCGGAGGGCGGCCGCATCCTGCTGGACGGCGTGCCGTTCCAGGACATCAGGATGGCTTCGCTGCGCGCCCAGCTGGCGCTGGTGAGCCAGAACGTGGTGCTGTTCGACGACACGCTGCGCGCCAACGTCGCCTACGGCGTGGAGCAGGTCGACGAGGCGCGTTTGCAGGCGGCGATCCGCGCCGCCCACCTGGCCGACGTGGTCGAGCGCCTGCCGCAGGGCGTCGACACCATGATCGGCGAGAACGGCATGCGCCTGTCCGGCGGCCAGCGCCAGCGCGTGGCGATCGCCCGCGCGATCTACAAGGATGCGCCGATCCTGATCCTGGACGAAGCCACCTCGGCGCTCGACAACGAGTCCGAGCGCGCGGTGCAGGCCGCGCTCGAGACCCTGATGGCCGGACGCACCACCTTCGTGATCGCGCACCGCCTGTCGACCATCGAGGGCGCCGACCTGATCGTGGTGATGGAGCACGGCCGCATCGTCGAGCAGGGCACCCACGAGGAACTGCTGGCGCGTGGCGGCATGTACGCCAACCTGTACCGGCTGCAGTTCGCCACTGCGATGGAGACCCAATGA